Proteins co-encoded in one Papaver somniferum cultivar HN1 chromosome 5, ASM357369v1, whole genome shotgun sequence genomic window:
- the LOC113282305 gene encoding high-affinity nitrate transporter 3.2-like, with protein sequence MVSSSQILVFSFVLLCFAGTCYGEKKKLHFSDLKNVLTVKTDAKENQVMKAGEEKITVTWGYNKSSPARTDADFKKVKVELCFAPISQKERAWRKTEEEVHKDKTCQFLIVSKPYIAAEESFTWTIQKNIPSATYFVRAYVFNSADQEVAFGQSTDDKHATNLFTVQAITGRHASIDICAGVFSAFSVITLFVFFFLEKRKKA encoded by the exons ATGGTTTCTTCTTCTCAAATCTTGgtattttcttttgttcttctttgctTTGCTGGAACTTGTTATGGAGAAAAAAAGAAGCTACACTTCTCTGACCTCAAGAACGTTCTTACAGTTAAAACTGACGCAAAAGAAAATCAAG TGATGAAAGCTGGAGAAGAAAAGATTACGGTGACATGGGGATACAACAAAAGTTCACCGGCTAGAACAGATGCTGATTTTAAGAAGGTCAAGGTGGAGCTATGTTTTGCTCCGATCAGCCAAAAGGAACGTGCTTGGAGAAAAACGGAAGAGGAAGTTCATAAAGACAAAACTTGCCAATTCCTCATTGTTTCCAAGCCCTACATAGCTGCAGAAGAGAGCTTCACATGGACAATCCAAAAAAACATTCCTTCAGCTACTTATTTCGTGAGAGCATATGTCTTCAATTCTGCAGATCAGGAAGTCGCTTTTGGCCAAAGTACAGACGATAAACATGCCACGAACTTGTTCACAGTTCAAGCCATCACTGGAAGACATGCTTCAATCGATATTTGTGCTGGCGTCTTCTCTGCCTTCTCCGTGATTACTCTGTTTGTGTTCTTCTTCTTGGAGAAGAGGAAGAAGGCTtaa